AGACGGTCCGGTTCGGATCGGCGCCGCCCCGCGGCCGGGGGAAGCCGTGACTTACCGCGTACTCACCCGATCTGCCGCTCCCACCCGCGGCCCGTCGGGCGGTTACGACCGCTCCAGCCGTATCGAATCACGAACGACCAAAGCACCGGCGAGCAGGAGTCACATAAATCCAGCATTACGTATAAGTAAGGTGGGTACACACATTGTATTCGCCCGAGATGCGATGGGTGGGAATCAGGAGTGTCGGGGTGGACGTGACTCATCACACCCCAGCGGACTGGACGAACGACCGAGGTCGCCGGAGCGGACACGTGGAACGAACCATGTCAACGGAAGCACGAACCCACAAACAGATGGACAGTAGCGAGCGGACGGAGCGAGACGAACCCGCGTCCTCGGACGCGGACTCGCTCGAGGAGGGGGACGACTCCCCGTCGCCGCCCCCAGTCGAAGAGGAGTTGCCGCTCGACGTCGTGTTCGAGGTGCTGAAGAACGAACGACGCAGACTCGTGCTCGAGTACCTCCGGCGCACGGAGGGCTCGGTGACGATCGGCGAACTCGCGGAGCACATCGCGGCCTACGAGAACGACATCACCCCCGCGGAGCTGAACGCGCAGCAGCGGAAACGGGTGTACATCGGCCTGTATCAGTGCCACCTCCCGAAGATGGACGACGCCGACGCCGTCGCCTTCAACCAGGGGCGCGGCATCGTCGAACTCGGCGACAGCGCAGAGGTGTTGTACGAGTATCTCGACTCCGACGGGGCGATCGACGACGGCGGGCGGATCAGACAGTACACGGCGTTCTCGCTCGGCGGCGGGCTCGCGTTCCTGTTCGCGCACGCCACCGGCGCGCCGATGCTGCCGGAGCTCGTCGTGTTCGCGCTACTGATCGGAATCCCCGCGGTCGCCTACTACACCGAGCGCCCCGAGTAGCGGACGCCTTCCGGCGTCGGAATTCCGGTCGACACCTTTCTCACCGCGCTTCGGCCCCTCGATCCGTTCCCGAGACGTCCCCCGGTCGGGCAGTCGTCCCCCCGCCAGGGACCGACTACGTTACGCCGCCGACTGCGTTACGCGGACGAGGACCGCGCTTCAGGCCGAACGACCACTTCCCCGTCGCCGTGGACGGTGACCTCACACCCATCCAGAAGGAAGAAGACGCCGCCGCCCGTCCGCTTCTCGCCGTTCAGTCGCGGTCGGAACAGCGCGTTCAGCGCGTCGGCGTCGACCACGGAGTTCAGCGGTTCGACGGACGTCGGTTCCACGCCGGTCGCCTCGCTGACCGTGCGGACGACCGCCTCGGCGACCGACTCGTCGTCCCCACGAACCCGGCTGTGCCCGCGCGCCCCCGTTCGCCCCTGATCGGAGTCGACGTACGTCGGGTCCGCCGCGGTCATCGACTGGCCCTCCCGTATCGAAGCGTCGATCGAGCTAGTACTACTGACATGTGCGTAGAGTACGCGTGGTGCTCGGGAGTTACGCTACTAAACGTTTTCGAGAACGAGCGGAAGCGTCACGCCGCGAAACCGCCGTGCGAATCGGACCGCCTGGTCAGTACGGGAGTCCGCCGGCCGACGGGGAGGGGGCGACGAGCGACGCCGGTTCCCAGGAGGCGTTCTCGCGGTCCCCGGAGACGTCGGTCCCCGGCGCGAGCCCGCACCCGGGCGCCAGGACGGCGTCCTCGAGGTGGACGTCGCGCTCCACCGTGGCCCCCGGCAGGAGCACGGCGTTCCGGAGGGTCGCGCCGGACCCGACGGTCGCGCCGGCGCCGACGACGACGGGGCCGCGGAGCGTCGCGTCCCGGCTCACGGTCGCGCCGGCGCCGACGAGTACCGCTCCCCGGAGGGTCGCGCCGGACCCGACGGCCGCGCCCTCGGCGACGGCACTGCCGTCCGAGACCGTCGCGTCGGGCGCGAGCTCGCCCTCGACGTCCCCCCGGCGGTCGGCCAGCGCCAGTTCGTTCGCCCGCAGGAGGTCGGCGGGGCGGGCCACGTCGAGCCAGCGGTCCGTCTCGACGGCCGAGACGTCGACGTGGTCGACCGCGCGGGCGAGCACGTCGGTGATCTCGTGCTCGCCGCGCTCGCTCTCGCCGACGTCGAGCCAGTCGCGGGCGGCCGCCGGGAACACGTACGCACCGGCGTTCGCGAGGTTCGTCGGGGGGTCGTCGGGCTTCTCGACGACGCCCGTCACGAGCGAGCCCTCCGTCGAGAGCACGCCGTACTCGCTCGGGTTCTCGACGCGGTGGGCGGCGACGGCCGGCGCACGGTCGAACAGCGTCGAGATCGAGCGGGGGTCGTAGAGGTTGTCGCCGTTCAGCACGGCGAACGGGCCGTCGAGGTACGGGCGGGCGGCGTCGACCGCGTCGGCGGTGCCCTCCGGGACCGGCTGGTTCGCGTAGTGGACCGGGACGCCGCCGTACCGGTCGCCGAAGAACGACCGGACGTGTGACGCCTTGTACCCGACGACGAACACGAGCGCGTCCGCGCCGCCCGCGACGGCGGCGTCGGCCGCGTGCGCGGCGAGCGGACGGTCGGCGACCGGGAGCATCGGCTTCGGCGTCACCGTCGAGAGGGGGCGCATCCGGGTCCCCATTCCGGCGGCGAGGATGACTGCCTGCATACGCCACCATTCGAGGGCGGACGCCTACCTTGTAATGCGACGGCTATTCGGCGCCGGTCGAGCTCCGCGGGGCCCCGCCCGGCCTACGGTCGGCCGCCGTCCGCCCGCGCGTCCGGCGCGTCCGGCCGTTCGCCCTCGACCAGTTCGAGCGCGTCCTCGACGAGTCCGGCAGCCTCGGAGAACAGTTCCGCAGTCCGCCCCTCCTCCTCCGCCTCGGCGGTGACGCGAACCAGGGGTTCGGTTCCGCTCGCGCGCACCAGGAACCACCCGTCGTCGACGTCCACCCGCACGCCGTCGATGGCGGTAACCGCGTCGTACCGGTCCCCCACGGCGTCGACCACGGCGTCGGCGACCTCGCCGTTGCGCCCGGTCCGGACGCTCTCGCGCCGGAGCGGCGTCGTCTCGACGGTCGAGAGCTGGTCCGAGAGCGACCCGCGCTGGGCCACCATCGAGGCGAGTCGGACGGCGGCGAGCGGGCCGTCCGGCGCGCGGACGGCGTCCGGCCAGATCCACGCGCCCGAGGGCTCGCCGCCGAAGGCGACCGACGGGTCGGCCGCCCGCTCCGCGACGTGGCCGTCGCCGACCGCGGTGAGCGTGAGCGAGGCGCCCACGTCCTCCAGCGCCCGGCGGACTGCCATGCTGGTGTTGATGGGCGCGGCGACGCGCTCGCCCGGTTCGACCGCGTCGCGCGCGAACAGGGCGAGCAGCGCGTCGCCGGTCACGAACTCGCCCGTGCCGGTGACCGCGAGCATCCGGTCGGCGTCGCCGTCGTGGGCGATCCCGAGGTCGGCGTCGGTGGCCCCGGTGAACAGGCAGAGCGACCGGCAGTTCTCCGCGGTCGGCTCGCTGGGGCGCCCGGGGAACGAGCCGTCCGGCTCGGCGTTCAGCGTCTCCACGTTCGCGCCGAGCCGGTGGAGGGCGGTCGCGGTCAGCCGCCCGCTCCCGTTGCCCGGGTCGACCGCGACGGTGAGCCCGTCGAGCGGCTCGCCGGCCGCGACCAGCTCCCCGACGTGACGGTCGGCGGCGTCCTCGACCCGCTCGACCCCGCCGATGCCGTCCCAGGGCTCGAGGGCGAACTCGCCCGACCGGACGCGCTCCGCGACGGCCTCCTGCCGGGCCCCGACGTACGCCGCCCCGTCGTCGTCCCAGAGTTTCAGGCCGTTGTCGGCCGGCGGGTTGTGCGAGGCGGTGACCGTGACCCCGGCGTCGGCGTCGTACCAGCCGACCGCGCGGGCGACGGTGGGCGTCGACACCTCGCCGAGGCGGACCGCGTCCGCGCCGCACTCGCGGAGCCCCGCGACGAGCGCGTCCGTCAGAACCGTGCCGCTCTCGCGCGGGTCGCGGCCCACCACCACCCGTTCCGCGCCCTCCGTGGCGACCGCACGACCGACTCCCAGCGCCGTGGCCGCCGTGACGTCGACGCCGACCTCGCCCCTGATCCCGCTCGTTCCGAACATGGGTGTCGGTAGCCGAGTCCGGCCATTGTTATGGGGAGTGTACCCCGGCGGACGTGCGGGTGCGGCCGGCGTCGTCGGACCGGTCGGCGTCCTCTCCCCGGGCGGCGGCCCGGGCCCGGCGGCCCCGCCGGCCGGCGACCGCGGGCGGAAACCCGTCGCTAACAAAGCCGACGCGGGCGGGAGCGAACCCATCACGGACGGCCCGCCACGGGCCGCCGGGGTCCAAGCATGATTCGATCACTCGAACGGGCGCTGTTCGACAATCCGCTCACGTATCGTCTTCTGTTCAACGGGGTGACCGGTTCGGTCGCGGCGTACGTCGAGGCGGCGCGCAAGCGCGGCCGCTACGCCCGGTACTACGGGCGGTACGACGTCGACCCTGGGTTCGAGTTCAACGGCCCCGGCATCACGCTGTACGGGGACGGGGAGATCTCGCTCGGCGCCGGTTCGTACGTGGGACGGCACTCGCGGATCCAGTCGAAGGCGGGGAACGCCGTCCGGATCGGCGAGAACACGGCCGTGAGCCACTTCGTCTTCTGTTACACCCAGAACCGCGTCGCCGACCAGGACATGGGCGTCGCGCCGAACCGGAACGAGCACCTCGCGGTGCGGGAGGGCGACGTGACGGTCGGGGACGACTGCTGGATCGGGGCGTTCACGTTCCTCACCGAGGGGACGACTGTCGGGGACGACACGGTCGTCGGCGCGAACTCGGTCGTCACGGGGGACCTCCCGCCCCACTGCATCGCCGCCGGGGCCCCCGCCCGCGTGCGCCGGTTCAAGTCCCACCTCGACGAGGGGGAGGCGCGCGAGCTGGCGGCGGCCCACGCGGACGTGCTCGCGGACGACGTGGCGGAATCGTACGACCTCCGCTGACGCCGGCCGCGTACGGTGCCCGTCCGAAGCCTCACGGCCGGTTCACGCGGCGGCACGCCCGCGCTCGAGCCGACCGACGTCCCGCGGGCCCGCTCACTGCCTGCCGTCGCCCGCGGCGGACCGCACGCTCCCGCCGGTCGTCGCGTCCCTCCCGTCGTCCCCCTCGTCCGTCCCGGACCGTCGGCCGACGCCCCGCACGTTCCCGAGGCGGACGGCGCCGAGCCTGACGGCGTCCCCGAGCGCGGCGACGGTCGGGAGGGGATCCGACGTCGAGACGAACACCTGGTCGGCCGTCACGAGCGCGCGGAGGAACGGACCGAACGCCCGGAGCTTCCCCTCCTCGAGCTGTTCGTGGAGCCACTTCAGGTCGCCGTACAGCAGCCGCTGCTGGACGACGTCGTCCCGGTAGGCGTCCGGCATCGCCGGCGTATACCCCGCGAGCTGACAGTAGTGGAGCCACGGGACGTCCACGCCGGAGGCGACCGCCAGCGGAGTCGAGCCCCAGTACCGGCCGTTCATCTCGACGAGGTAGAACTCGCCGTCCGGCGTCCACATGAACTCGACCTGTGCGGGCCCCGTCCACTCGAGCGCGGCGAGCAGTTCGGCGGCGTACTCGGCCATCTCCGGCTCGCGGATGCCCCGGATGAGCGTCGACGCCCCCCCGGACGCGGGGGTGGTCCGCAGCCGGAGCTCCTGGAAGTACGCGAGCAGCTCCCCGTCCTCGGCGACGCCGACGGTCGTGACCGTCCGCCCGTCGACGTACTCCTGGACCAGCGGCGGGTTCTCGCGGAACTCCTCGTTCCGCGCGAGCAGGTCCCGGTAGGTGTCGACGAGTTCGTCGGGGCCGTCGACGTAGTCCCCGTCCTCGACGAGGTGCTCGACGAGCGGCCCCCCGTCCGTCCAGACGGTCTTGTTGCGCGATTTCACGACGGCGGGGTAGGTGACCCCGTCGGCGATCCGCTCGAGGTCCGAGAGCGAGTCGGGCGCGAAGGTGTCGGGCGTCGGGATCGAGAGCCCCTCGGCGAGTTCGAACGTGCGCCGCTTGTCGTAGACGCGCTCGAACCGCTCCCAGTCCTCGACGCCGACGAGCGTGCCGGTGTCGGCGACGCGACGCTTGTGCCGGGAGAGCACCGCCGAGGTGGCGTCGTTCGTCGGAACGACGGCGAAGTGGTCGTTTCCGTCGAGATACGAGACCAGTCGGTCCACGAACGCGCCCGGGTCCTCCTCCACCGGCG
The DNA window shown above is from Halorarum salinum and carries:
- the glmM gene encoding phosphoglucosamine mutase; amino-acid sequence: MFGTSGIRGEVGVDVTAATALGVGRAVATEGAERVVVGRDPRESGTVLTDALVAGLRECGADAVRLGEVSTPTVARAVGWYDADAGVTVTASHNPPADNGLKLWDDDGAAYVGARQEAVAERVRSGEFALEPWDGIGGVERVEDAADRHVGELVAAGEPLDGLTVAVDPGNGSGRLTATALHRLGANVETLNAEPDGSFPGRPSEPTAENCRSLCLFTGATDADLGIAHDGDADRMLAVTGTGEFVTGDALLALFARDAVEPGERVAAPINTSMAVRRALEDVGASLTLTAVGDGHVAERAADPSVAFGGEPSGAWIWPDAVRAPDGPLAAVRLASMVAQRGSLSDQLSTVETTPLRRESVRTGRNGEVADAVVDAVGDRYDAVTAIDGVRVDVDDGWFLVRASGTEPLVRVTAEAEEEGRTAELFSEAAGLVEDALELVEGERPDAPDARADGGRP
- the glmU gene encoding bifunctional sugar-1-phosphate nucleotidylyltransferase/acetyltransferase is translated as MQAVILAAGMGTRMRPLSTVTPKPMLPVADRPLAAHAADAAVAGGADALVFVVGYKASHVRSFFGDRYGGVPVHYANQPVPEGTADAVDAARPYLDGPFAVLNGDNLYDPRSISTLFDRAPAVAAHRVENPSEYGVLSTEGSLVTGVVEKPDDPPTNLANAGAYVFPAAARDWLDVGESERGEHEITDVLARAVDHVDVSAVETDRWLDVARPADLLRANELALADRRGDVEGELAPDATVSDGSAVAEGAAVGSGATLRGAVLVGAGATVSRDATLRGPVVVGAGATVGSGATLRNAVLLPGATVERDVHLEDAVLAPGCGLAPGTDVSGDRENASWEPASLVAPSPSAGGLPY
- a CDS encoding HalOD1 output domain-containing protein encodes the protein MTAADPTYVDSDQGRTGARGHSRVRGDDESVAEAVVRTVSEATGVEPTSVEPLNSVVDADALNALFRPRLNGEKRTGGGVFFLLDGCEVTVHGDGEVVVRPEARSSSA
- a CDS encoding DUF7344 domain-containing protein encodes the protein MDSSERTERDEPASSDADSLEEGDDSPSPPPVEEELPLDVVFEVLKNERRRLVLEYLRRTEGSVTIGELAEHIAAYENDITPAELNAQQRKRVYIGLYQCHLPKMDDADAVAFNQGRGIVELGDSAEVLYEYLDSDGAIDDGGRIRQYTAFSLGGGLAFLFAHATGAPMLPELVVFALLIGIPAVAYYTERPE
- a CDS encoding carboxylate--amine ligase codes for the protein MSGPADAGGRVLVLDADGQASLSVVRSLARHGVSVTAGSDRRYSLGGLSRRSDASMRYPPVEEDPGAFVDRLVSYLDGNDHFAVVPTNDATSAVLSRHKRRVADTGTLVGVEDWERFERVYDKRRTFELAEGLSIPTPDTFAPDSLSDLERIADGVTYPAVVKSRNKTVWTDGGPLVEHLVEDGDYVDGPDELVDTYRDLLARNEEFRENPPLVQEYVDGRTVTTVGVAEDGELLAYFQELRLRTTPASGGASTLIRGIREPEMAEYAAELLAALEWTGPAQVEFMWTPDGEFYLVEMNGRYWGSTPLAVASGVDVPWLHYCQLAGYTPAMPDAYRDDVVQQRLLYGDLKWLHEQLEEGKLRAFGPFLRALVTADQVFVSTSDPLPTVAALGDAVRLGAVRLGNVRGVGRRSGTDEGDDGRDATTGGSVRSAAGDGRQ
- a CDS encoding acyltransferase; its protein translation is MIRSLERALFDNPLTYRLLFNGVTGSVAAYVEAARKRGRYARYYGRYDVDPGFEFNGPGITLYGDGEISLGAGSYVGRHSRIQSKAGNAVRIGENTAVSHFVFCYTQNRVADQDMGVAPNRNEHLAVREGDVTVGDDCWIGAFTFLTEGTTVGDDTVVGANSVVTGDLPPHCIAAGAPARVRRFKSHLDEGEARELAAAHADVLADDVAESYDLR